From one Catellatospora sp. IY07-71 genomic stretch:
- a CDS encoding lipocalin-like domain-containing protein: protein MNENPGRFTRRTALRALAAGSLAAVPGLAGCSRTEEAAPSRVGPTINHYGLTPNDFALLNLKADSCQAWEDGFRTAATNADPRVYEWWHTELTGEDGIVVAFTLKTRPGDGLTAEADRRPAVNLLITTPWGNEFSVFRTYSWNEFSSATDRCDVKVGPFRLTGDLNGYQLRGSADNITLNLDLISLAPPFRPGTGHVYLGGPDDYQAWYAAMPSGKAQGHIVFYDEKRDFTGTAYHDHTWGNVPLPQFVERWRTGMGVADRYSVVARDIHLRGTYDSTDLTVLLIDDIEAKKRLVAAYADDTLNATEMQSGTDDGSFPEVKWNYTGENSAVVTLTAGDRLVPGRPYVNGSGAVLQASRSGTERGGTRKPAWYERSEAEVRLSLGTMGPGYRVTGTGTLDNAQFGLLNTQPAPKPSPS from the coding sequence ATGAACGAGAATCCCGGAAGGTTCACCCGCCGCACCGCGCTGCGCGCGCTCGCCGCGGGCTCCCTGGCCGCCGTCCCCGGCCTCGCCGGGTGCAGCCGCACCGAGGAGGCGGCACCGTCGCGGGTCGGCCCCACGATCAACCACTACGGCCTCACCCCGAACGACTTCGCCCTGCTCAACCTCAAGGCCGACAGCTGCCAGGCGTGGGAGGACGGGTTCCGCACCGCGGCGACCAACGCCGATCCCCGGGTGTACGAGTGGTGGCACACCGAGCTGACCGGCGAGGACGGCATCGTGGTGGCCTTCACCCTGAAGACCCGCCCCGGTGACGGGCTCACCGCCGAGGCCGACCGCCGCCCGGCGGTCAACCTGCTGATCACCACGCCGTGGGGCAACGAGTTCAGCGTGTTCCGCACCTACAGCTGGAACGAGTTCTCCAGCGCCACCGACCGCTGCGACGTGAAGGTGGGGCCGTTCCGGCTGACCGGCGACCTCAACGGCTACCAGCTGCGCGGCTCGGCGGACAACATCACCCTGAACCTCGACCTGATCAGCCTCGCGCCGCCGTTCCGGCCCGGCACCGGGCACGTCTACCTGGGCGGGCCCGACGACTACCAGGCCTGGTACGCCGCCATGCCGTCCGGCAAGGCGCAGGGGCACATCGTGTTCTACGACGAGAAGCGCGACTTCACCGGCACCGCGTACCACGACCACACCTGGGGAAACGTGCCGCTGCCGCAGTTCGTGGAGCGCTGGCGTACCGGCATGGGCGTGGCCGACCGGTACTCGGTGGTCGCCCGCGACATCCACCTGCGCGGCACGTACGACTCCACCGACCTGACGGTGCTGCTCATCGACGACATCGAGGCGAAGAAACGGCTGGTGGCCGCGTACGCCGACGACACGCTCAACGCGACGGAGATGCAGTCCGGCACCGACGACGGCTCGTTCCCCGAGGTGAAGTGGAACTACACCGGCGAGAACTCGGCCGTCGTCACGCTGACGGCGGGCGACCGGCTGGTGCCGGGACGGCCGTACGTCAACGGCAGCGGCGCGGTGCTCCAGGCCTCACGCAGCGGCACCGAGCGCGGCGGCACCCGCAAGCCCGCCTGGTACGAGCGCAGCGAGGCCGAGGTCAGGCTCAGCCTCGGCACCATGGGCCCCGGCTACCGCGTCACCGGCACGGGCACTCTCGACAACGCCCAGTTCGGCCTGCTCAACACCCAGCCGGCCCCCAAACCCTCCCCTTCCTGA
- a CDS encoding RNA polymerase-binding protein RbpA yields the protein MGERVLRGSRLGAVSYESDRNTEFAPRQTREFSCGNGHRFEVPFAMDAEVPSTWECKFDGSVARLVDGSEPEQKKVKPPRTHWDMLLERRSIEELEEILEERLAEVRAKRGR from the coding sequence ATGGGCGAGCGCGTGCTGCGGGGCAGCCGACTGGGCGCGGTCAGCTACGAGTCGGACCGCAACACCGAATTCGCGCCGCGGCAGACGCGGGAGTTCTCCTGCGGCAACGGCCACCGGTTCGAGGTGCCGTTCGCGATGGACGCCGAGGTGCCCTCGACGTGGGAGTGCAAGTTCGACGGCAGCGTGGCGCGGCTGGTCGACGGCTCCGAGCCGGAGCAGAAGAAGGTCAAGCCGCCGCGTACGCACTGGGACATGCTCCTGGAGCGGCGCTCGATCGAGGAGCTCGAGGAGATCCTCGAGGAGCGGCTCGCCGAGGTGCGGGCCAAGCGCGGTCGCTGA
- a CDS encoding cellulase family glycosylhydrolase, which produces MRLLSRASRRGLVAATAAGALALGLAAALPAVNAMAAAGCSVTYTVNQWQGGFTANITIKNLGDAINGWTLGFTFPDAGQKVTQGWSATYAQSGAAVTAASMSYNAALATGASANIGFNGSWTTANPLPTVFTLNGVTCTGGVGPTSTPSGGPTQSPSASPRPSSSPSASPSQPTGQTPVAINGQLRVCGVNLCNQYNRPIQLRGMSTHGLQWFGNCYNDASLNALASDWLADLLRISMYVQEQGYETNPSGFTNQVNNLVEEATERGLYALIDFHTLTPGDPMYNLERAKTFFAAVSARHASKNNVIYEITNEPNGVSWSTIKSYAEQVIPVIRANDPDAVVIVGTRAWSSLGVSEGGNATEVINNKVNAANVMYAFHFYAASHQANYRSELERAAASLPMFVTEFGTVTYTGGGAVDQSSSTAWFDLMDRLKISYANWTYSDANEGSAAFRPGTCAGGSYAGTANLTESGNFVRNRIRTADNFPTS; this is translated from the coding sequence ATGAGACTCCTGTCGCGCGCGTCCCGGCGCGGCCTGGTCGCCGCCACGGCCGCCGGTGCGCTGGCGCTCGGCCTGGCCGCGGCGCTGCCCGCGGTGAACGCGATGGCGGCGGCCGGCTGCTCGGTCACGTACACCGTGAACCAGTGGCAGGGCGGCTTCACCGCCAACATCACCATCAAGAACCTCGGCGACGCCATCAACGGCTGGACGCTGGGCTTCACGTTCCCCGACGCCGGTCAGAAGGTCACCCAGGGCTGGTCGGCGACGTACGCGCAGAGCGGCGCCGCGGTCACCGCGGCCAGCATGAGCTACAACGCCGCCCTGGCCACCGGCGCGTCGGCGAACATCGGTTTCAACGGCAGCTGGACCACCGCCAACCCGCTCCCGACCGTGTTCACCCTCAACGGCGTCACCTGCACCGGCGGGGTGGGCCCCACCAGCACGCCGTCGGGCGGACCGACGCAGTCCCCGTCGGCGTCGCCCCGGCCGTCCAGCTCGCCCTCGGCCAGCCCGTCGCAGCCCACCGGGCAGACCCCGGTGGCGATCAACGGGCAGCTGCGGGTGTGCGGGGTCAACCTGTGCAACCAGTACAACCGCCCGATCCAGCTGCGCGGCATGAGCACGCACGGCCTCCAGTGGTTCGGCAACTGCTACAACGACGCCTCGCTCAACGCGCTGGCCTCCGACTGGCTGGCCGACCTGCTCCGCATCTCGATGTACGTGCAGGAGCAGGGCTACGAGACCAACCCCTCCGGGTTCACCAACCAGGTGAACAACCTGGTGGAGGAGGCGACCGAGCGCGGCCTGTACGCGCTGATCGACTTCCACACGCTCACGCCCGGCGACCCGATGTACAACCTGGAGCGCGCGAAGACGTTCTTCGCGGCGGTCTCGGCCCGCCACGCGAGCAAGAACAACGTCATCTACGAGATCACCAACGAGCCGAACGGCGTCAGCTGGAGCACCATCAAGAGCTACGCCGAGCAGGTCATCCCGGTGATCCGGGCGAACGACCCGGACGCGGTCGTCATCGTGGGCACCCGCGCCTGGTCGTCGCTGGGCGTGTCCGAGGGCGGCAACGCCACCGAGGTGATCAACAACAAGGTGAACGCGGCCAACGTGATGTACGCGTTCCACTTCTACGCCGCCTCGCACCAGGCCAACTACCGCAGCGAGCTGGAGCGTGCGGCGGCGTCGCTGCCGATGTTCGTCACCGAGTTCGGCACCGTCACCTACACCGGCGGCGGCGCGGTCGACCAGTCCAGCAGCACCGCCTGGTTCGACCTGATGGACCGGCTGAAGATCAGCTACGCGAACTGGACGTACTCCGACGCCAACGAGGGCAGCGCGGCGTTCCGGCCGGGCACCTGCGCCGGCGGCAGCTACGCGGGGACCGCGAACCTGACCGAGTCCGGCAACTTCGTGCGCAACCGGATCCGTACCGCAGACAATTTCCCGACCAGCTGA
- a CDS encoding aldo/keto reductase: MKKVALGRTGEQVSQLSLGCMIMGTTTDEPTSYAMLDRYTEAGGDFLDTANCYAWWSREGSLGGESEELLGRWFDRTGRRDDVFLATKGSAMVWEQDGLWSGGEPDWDLARRRFEGAGAATLVKALDDSLRRLRTDHVDLYYVHVDDRRTPLEETLEALAGLVAAGKTRYVGWSNVRTWRLERIRQLCARNGWPAPVALQQQHTYLRPRAGLDNSSIVDGQQLDYLREHDDLTLVAYSPILKGVYDSAAKRAGHWSMDAYRGPDAEARLAVLAEVAAEVGAAPNQVVLAWLLRAQPSVVPLIGPRTLEQYDSAYAALDVVLSDEQAARLDAAGA; this comes from the coding sequence ATGAAGAAGGTGGCACTCGGCCGCACCGGCGAGCAGGTCAGCCAGCTCTCGCTGGGCTGCATGATCATGGGTACGACCACCGACGAGCCCACGTCGTACGCCATGCTCGACCGCTACACCGAGGCGGGCGGGGACTTCCTCGACACCGCCAACTGCTACGCGTGGTGGTCGCGCGAGGGCAGCCTCGGCGGCGAGAGTGAGGAGCTGCTCGGGCGCTGGTTCGACCGCACCGGCCGCCGCGACGACGTCTTCCTGGCGACCAAGGGCAGCGCCATGGTCTGGGAGCAGGACGGGCTGTGGTCCGGTGGTGAGCCCGACTGGGACCTGGCCCGCCGCCGGTTCGAGGGAGCCGGGGCGGCGACCCTGGTCAAGGCCCTCGACGACAGCCTGCGCCGGCTGCGCACCGACCACGTGGACCTCTACTACGTGCACGTCGACGACCGGCGCACCCCGCTGGAGGAGACCCTGGAGGCCCTGGCCGGGCTGGTCGCCGCCGGCAAGACCCGGTACGTCGGCTGGTCGAACGTACGCACCTGGCGGCTGGAGCGCATCCGGCAGCTGTGCGCGCGCAACGGCTGGCCCGCGCCGGTGGCGCTGCAGCAGCAGCACACCTACCTGCGCCCGCGCGCCGGGCTGGACAACTCCTCCATCGTGGACGGCCAGCAGCTCGACTACCTGCGCGAGCACGACGACCTGACGCTGGTGGCGTACTCGCCGATCCTCAAGGGCGTCTACGACTCGGCGGCCAAGCGCGCCGGGCACTGGTCGATGGACGCCTACCGCGGCCCCGACGCCGAGGCGCGGCTCGCCGTGCTGGCCGAGGTCGCCGCCGAGGTCGGCGCCGCGCCGAACCAGGTGGTGCTGGCCTGGCTGCTGCGCGCACAGCCGTCCGTCGTCCCGCTGATCGGGCCGCGCACGCTGGAGCAGTACGACTCGGCGTACGCGGCGCTGGACGTGGTGCTGAGCGACGAGCAGGCCGCCCGGCTCGACGCGGCGGGGGCCTGA
- a CDS encoding UDP-glucose/GDP-mannose dehydrogenase family protein, which translates to MKVCVVGTGYVGLTTGVSLAYLGHQVTCIDLDESKIEQLRGGRPPIYEPHLDELMAEAAHNLTFTTSYEEGVPGAEVVFVAVQTPSLANGSPDLRFLRSAAESIGRTVGDGFTVVVNKSTVPIGSGNWVDAILRDAYEQHHARRAAGEFAVASNPEFLREGSALHDTLYPDRIVIGSDNPRSLEVLARLYRTVLNQSFTPPSFLPRPDQTDAVPLVSTDLASAELIKYAANAFLALKISYINEIGRLAGKVGADIVQVARGTGLDARIGSRFLQAGLGWGGSCFAKDTAALIATAAEYHHDMPIVRAARDVNQRQRTLVVDRLMEELRILKGRRIGLLGLAFKPNTDDLRDSPAVDVARLLLARGARIRLHDPVAAERFRREHPDLAEHLCHSLDEVFDNSDAVVLCTEWAQYLELDWSKFVGLMNNPVLLDGRLALDPGRLSRLGYRYLSLTGDSGAA; encoded by the coding sequence ATGAAAGTCTGCGTGGTCGGCACCGGTTATGTCGGCCTCACCACCGGCGTGAGCCTGGCCTACCTGGGCCACCAGGTGACCTGCATCGACCTGGACGAGTCGAAGATCGAGCAGCTGCGGGGCGGCCGCCCGCCCATCTACGAGCCGCACCTCGACGAGCTGATGGCCGAGGCCGCGCACAACCTGACCTTCACCACCAGCTACGAGGAGGGCGTGCCCGGGGCCGAGGTCGTCTTCGTCGCGGTGCAGACCCCGTCGCTGGCCAACGGCAGCCCGGACCTGCGCTTCCTGCGCTCGGCGGCCGAGAGCATCGGCCGCACCGTAGGCGACGGCTTCACCGTGGTGGTGAACAAGTCCACGGTGCCCATCGGCAGCGGCAACTGGGTCGACGCGATCCTGCGCGACGCATACGAGCAGCACCACGCGCGCCGGGCGGCCGGCGAGTTCGCCGTCGCGTCCAACCCGGAGTTCCTGCGCGAGGGCTCGGCGCTGCACGACACCCTCTACCCCGACCGCATCGTGATCGGCTCGGACAACCCGCGCAGCCTGGAGGTGCTGGCCCGGCTCTACCGGACCGTGCTCAACCAGTCGTTCACCCCGCCGTCCTTCCTGCCCCGGCCGGACCAGACCGACGCCGTGCCGCTGGTCTCCACCGACCTCGCCTCCGCCGAGCTGATCAAGTACGCCGCGAACGCGTTCCTGGCCCTGAAGATCAGCTACATCAACGAGATCGGGCGGCTGGCCGGCAAGGTCGGCGCCGACATCGTCCAGGTGGCCCGGGGCACCGGCCTGGACGCCCGGATCGGCTCGCGCTTCCTGCAGGCCGGGCTGGGCTGGGGCGGCTCCTGCTTCGCCAAGGACACCGCCGCGCTGATCGCCACCGCCGCCGAGTACCACCACGACATGCCGATCGTGCGGGCCGCCCGCGACGTCAACCAGCGCCAGCGCACCCTGGTCGTGGACCGGCTGATGGAGGAGCTGCGCATCCTCAAGGGCCGCCGGATCGGCCTGCTCGGGCTGGCGTTCAAGCCCAACACCGACGACCTGCGCGACTCGCCCGCGGTCGACGTGGCCCGGCTGCTGCTGGCCCGCGGCGCCCGGATCCGGCTGCACGACCCGGTCGCCGCGGAGCGCTTCCGGCGCGAGCACCCCGACCTGGCCGAGCACCTGTGCCACAGCCTCGACGAGGTGTTCGACAACAGCGACGCGGTGGTGCTGTGCACCGAGTGGGCGCAGTACCTGGAGCTGGACTGGAGCAAGTTCGTCGGCCTGATGAACAACCCGGTGCTGCTCGACGGGCGGCTGGCCCTCGACCCGGGCCGGCTGTCCCGCCTCGGCTACCGCTACCTGTCCCTCACCGGCGACTCCGGCGCGGCCTGA
- a CDS encoding TetR/AcrR family transcriptional regulator, whose product MADPDTTLRDRLVAVGVELVTSDGTGALTLRAIARRAGVSHGAPRRYFPTHLSLLSAIAREGYLDLGRRLAGLGDDADPRAALLALGRRYLDFAHTQRGMFELMFRHELLRGNQIGLREASRELFGVLVGLVGRARAGVPAPPAVVVAGALWANLHGIAQLWQWGSLQMTVQTEDVDPLLRAALDAHLGPA is encoded by the coding sequence ATGGCCGATCCGGACACCACGCTGCGCGACCGCCTGGTCGCGGTGGGCGTCGAGCTGGTCACCAGCGACGGCACCGGCGCACTGACCCTGCGCGCGATCGCCCGGCGAGCCGGGGTGTCGCACGGAGCACCGCGCCGCTACTTCCCGACGCACCTGTCGCTGCTGTCCGCCATCGCCCGCGAGGGCTACCTCGACCTGGGCCGCCGCCTGGCCGGGCTCGGCGACGACGCCGACCCCCGCGCCGCGCTGCTCGCCCTGGGCCGCCGCTACCTCGACTTCGCGCACACCCAGCGCGGCATGTTCGAGCTGATGTTCCGCCACGAGCTGCTGCGCGGCAACCAGATCGGCCTGCGGGAGGCCAGCCGCGAGCTGTTCGGGGTGCTGGTCGGCCTGGTCGGCCGCGCCCGCGCGGGCGTCCCGGCTCCCCCGGCCGTCGTCGTCGCCGGTGCGCTGTGGGCCAACCTGCACGGCATCGCCCAGCTCTGGCAGTGGGGCAGCCTGCAGATGACCGTGCAGACCGAAGACGTCGACCCCCTGCTGCGCGCCGCGCTGGACGCCCACCTGGGCCCGGCCTGA
- a CDS encoding lysophospholipid acyltransferase family protein translates to MVLTPISRLAFRPVVEGREHVPPDGPLILAANHLSFLDSFIIPLMTPRRVAFLAKAEYFTGTGLKGRLTRSLLTGLDAIPVQRGGHRTAQESLELALDVLQHGGAFGIHPEGSRSRDGRLYRGRTGVAWLALASGAPVVPVAVLGTDRIQPVGARLPRPGRITVRFGAPLRFEQPPGISVGRARRQVTDDIMAAIQHLSGQQPAEAFNDLALTP, encoded by the coding sequence ATGGTGCTGACCCCGATCTCGCGGCTCGCGTTCCGGCCCGTCGTCGAGGGCCGCGAGCACGTCCCGCCGGACGGTCCGCTGATCCTGGCCGCGAACCACCTGTCCTTCCTGGACAGCTTCATCATCCCGCTGATGACGCCCCGCCGGGTCGCGTTCCTGGCCAAGGCGGAGTACTTCACCGGCACCGGCCTCAAGGGGCGCCTCACCCGCTCCCTGCTCACCGGCCTGGACGCCATCCCGGTCCAGCGCGGCGGGCACCGTACCGCCCAGGAGTCCCTGGAGCTCGCGCTCGACGTGCTCCAGCACGGCGGCGCGTTCGGCATCCACCCGGAGGGCAGCCGCTCCCGCGACGGCCGCCTCTACCGCGGCCGCACCGGCGTGGCCTGGCTCGCCCTCGCCTCCGGCGCGCCCGTGGTCCCCGTAGCCGTCCTCGGCACCGACCGCATCCAGCCCGTCGGCGCGCGCCTGCCCCGCCCCGGCCGCATCACGGTCCGTTTCGGCGCACCGCTGCGCTTCGAACAGCCGCCGGGCATCAGCGTCGGCCGCGCCCGCCGGCAGGTCACCGACGACATCATGGCCGCCATCCAGCACCTCTCCGGCCAGCAGCCCGCCGAAGCCTTCAACGACCTCGCCCTGACCCCCTGA